The following proteins are co-located in the Echinicola sp. 20G genome:
- the metH gene encoding methionine synthase — translation MDNTSKNNLLKLSGLEPLVFTPELNFVNIGERTNVTGSKKFARLILNGQFDEALEVALDQVRGGAQVLDVCMDEGMLDGEAAMVKYLNLLASEPEISRIPIVVDSSKWNIILAGLKCIQGKGIVNSISLKNGEEEFVYQAKTIKKFGAAVVVMAFDEDGQADTYQRRVEICKRSYDILVNEVKFNRQDIIFDPNIFPVATGMDEHKTNAIDFFKATKWIKENLPGAKVSGGVSNVSFSFRGNNPVREAMHAVFLYHAIQHGMDMGIVNPSMLEVYDDIPKDLLEHVEDVIWNRREDATERLLDFAETVKSSGKKEAVSEAWRSDSVAKRIEHSLVKGIIDHIVEDAEEARQELKSPLKVIEGPLMDGMNVVGDLFGSGKMFLPQVVKSARVMKKAVAYLEPFMPKAGDADFNESQSSIKKVLLATVKGDVHDIGKNIVGVVLACNSYQIIDLGVMVDAQTIIDEAIKNKVDIIGLSGLITPSLDEMVNVASEMERQGLKIPLLIGGATTSRIHTAVKIDPVYSGTVVHVLDASKSVPVAGEAISEETREVYHQQIKATYAELREAHQAKQEAKQLATYEEAKANPTTIDWENYKPVKPAKLGKTILNLDLEILRNYIDWTPFFSTWMLAGKYPKILKDEVVGEQAQKLYDEANLMLDKIIAEKWLEAKAVVGLFPVLRSGDDLTILNENNQETSTQFHFLRQQGKKGKGVPNRSLADYLHPDDVDYFGGFAVTAGLKMDDRVEAYKAAGDDYNEIMFKSLGDRLAEAAAEYMHEVVRKDLWGYAKEESLDNDALIKEAYHGIRPAPGYPACPEHSEKITLFQLLDVENTIGVSLTDSFAMVPTSSVSGFYFGNPDSKYFGLGKIGEDQVESYAQRKGVSKEQAEKWLSPNLAYNPSLNPVME, via the coding sequence ATGGATAACACAAGTAAAAACAATTTACTCAAACTCTCAGGTCTTGAGCCTTTGGTATTTACACCTGAGTTGAATTTTGTCAACATTGGTGAAAGAACCAATGTGACAGGTTCTAAGAAATTTGCCCGACTGATTCTAAACGGGCAGTTTGATGAAGCTTTAGAAGTGGCGCTGGACCAAGTAAGAGGAGGTGCACAAGTGTTGGATGTCTGCATGGATGAAGGCATGCTCGATGGAGAGGCTGCCATGGTCAAGTACCTTAACCTTTTGGCTTCTGAACCTGAAATCAGTAGAATTCCGATCGTCGTTGATAGTTCCAAATGGAATATCATTTTGGCTGGATTGAAATGTATCCAAGGCAAAGGGATTGTCAATTCCATAAGTTTGAAAAACGGGGAAGAGGAGTTTGTGTACCAAGCCAAGACGATCAAGAAGTTTGGAGCTGCCGTGGTAGTGATGGCTTTTGATGAAGATGGGCAAGCAGATACCTATCAGCGCAGGGTAGAAATTTGCAAAAGAAGTTATGATATACTTGTAAATGAAGTAAAATTCAACAGGCAAGACATCATCTTTGATCCAAATATTTTTCCAGTAGCAACTGGAATGGATGAGCATAAGACCAATGCTATAGACTTTTTTAAAGCTACCAAGTGGATCAAGGAAAACTTGCCCGGTGCCAAAGTCAGTGGTGGAGTCAGTAATGTCAGCTTCTCTTTTAGAGGAAACAACCCTGTTCGGGAAGCCATGCATGCAGTTTTCCTTTACCATGCAATCCAACATGGCATGGATATGGGGATTGTGAATCCATCTATGCTGGAAGTGTATGATGATATTCCAAAAGACTTGCTGGAGCATGTGGAAGATGTGATCTGGAACAGAAGGGAAGATGCTACCGAAAGATTACTTGATTTTGCAGAAACTGTAAAATCTTCAGGTAAAAAAGAAGCAGTAAGTGAAGCTTGGCGGTCAGATTCTGTGGCCAAAAGGATAGAGCACTCTCTGGTCAAGGGAATTATAGACCATATTGTGGAAGATGCTGAAGAGGCACGTCAAGAATTAAAGAGTCCCTTAAAAGTGATAGAAGGGCCTTTGATGGACGGAATGAATGTGGTAGGTGATCTCTTTGGTTCAGGAAAGATGTTCTTGCCTCAAGTGGTGAAGTCTGCACGTGTGATGAAAAAGGCGGTTGCCTACTTGGAACCATTTATGCCCAAAGCGGGAGACGCTGATTTCAATGAAAGTCAAAGCTCCATCAAAAAAGTCTTGCTGGCTACTGTTAAAGGTGATGTTCATGATATTGGCAAAAATATCGTAGGGGTGGTTTTGGCTTGTAATAGCTATCAGATCATTGATTTGGGTGTAATGGTGGATGCCCAGACTATTATTGATGAAGCGATCAAGAATAAAGTGGACATCATTGGATTGAGTGGTTTGATTACACCTTCCTTGGATGAAATGGTCAATGTAGCCTCTGAAATGGAGCGACAAGGACTTAAAATTCCTTTGTTGATTGGTGGAGCGACAACTAGCCGAATCCACACGGCTGTTAAAATCGACCCGGTTTATAGTGGTACAGTGGTTCACGTTTTGGATGCTTCCAAATCTGTTCCTGTAGCAGGTGAAGCGATCAGCGAAGAAACACGGGAAGTTTATCATCAGCAGATCAAGGCAACATATGCTGAATTGCGTGAAGCGCACCAAGCCAAGCAAGAAGCCAAGCAATTGGCCACGTATGAGGAAGCAAAAGCCAATCCAACTACTATTGATTGGGAGAATTATAAACCTGTGAAACCTGCAAAACTGGGGAAGACTATCTTAAATCTTGACCTTGAGATTTTAAGAAACTATATAGATTGGACGCCTTTCTTTAGCACATGGATGCTGGCAGGTAAATACCCAAAAATCCTCAAGGATGAGGTAGTGGGAGAACAAGCGCAAAAACTCTATGATGAAGCGAATTTGATGCTCGATAAAATCATAGCAGAAAAATGGCTTGAAGCTAAGGCAGTTGTGGGATTATTTCCTGTTCTGAGAAGCGGAGATGACCTTACCATTCTAAATGAAAATAATCAAGAAACTTCAACCCAGTTCCATTTCCTAAGACAACAAGGAAAAAAAGGCAAAGGTGTGCCTAACCGATCTTTAGCCGATTACTTGCATCCTGATGATGTAGATTACTTTGGAGGTTTTGCGGTAACAGCTGGTTTGAAAATGGATGATAGGGTAGAAGCTTACAAGGCTGCAGGTGATGATTATAATGAAATTATGTTCAAATCCTTAGGTGACCGATTGGCGGAAGCGGCTGCTGAATATATGCATGAAGTGGTTAGAAAAGACCTATGGGGATATGCCAAAGAGGAAAGCCTTGACAATGATGCCTTGATCAAAGAAGCTTATCATGGCATTCGTCCTGCACCAGGTTATCCGGCTTGCCCTGAACATTCTGAGAAGATCACTTTATTCCAGCTGCTTGATGTGGAAAATACAATTGGCGTTAGTCTTACAGACAGCTTTGCCATGGTGCCAACTTCTTCAGTAAGTGGATT